One region of Turicibacter bilis genomic DNA includes:
- the ltrA gene encoding group II intron reverse transcriptase/maturase, whose product MNTENLLKQILHPNNLNQAYLQVKRNKGAAGVDGMTINELGHYLKENGEEIKDQIRTRSYQPKPVKRIEIPKADGGVRNLGVPTVVDRFIQQAMAQVLTPIYEEKFHENSYGFRPGRCAEMAIIKSLEFMNDGYTWIVDIDLEKFFDKVNHDKLMRLISNTIKDGDVISLIRKFLVSGVMMDDEYKESVIGTPQGGNLSPLLSNIMLNELDQELEARGLNFVRYADDCLILVKSEKAAKRVMKSMTKYLEETLGLKVNVTKSKVERPSGIKFLGFGFFWDKNAYQFKAKPHQISIMRVKEKLKRLTRRSWSVSFDYRLKKLKQLIIGWVNYFKIAKMRTVCGNLDKNIRFRLRMCIWKQWKKVQTKYRSLMRLGIDKDKAWEWANTRKGYARVARSFILCRTITNERLKRRGLVSLLDHYQTVHI is encoded by the coding sequence ATGAACACAGAGAATTTATTAAAACAAATCCTACACCCAAATAATCTAAACCAAGCTTATTTACAAGTTAAGCGTAATAAAGGTGCGGCAGGAGTGGATGGGATGACGATTAATGAATTGGGACACTATTTAAAAGAAAATGGTGAAGAGATAAAGGACCAAATTCGTACGCGTTCGTATCAACCTAAACCGGTGAAACGAATCGAGATTCCCAAGGCAGATGGGGGTGTGCGAAATTTAGGTGTCCCAACCGTGGTTGACCGATTCATTCAACAAGCGATGGCTCAAGTTCTCACCCCTATCTATGAAGAAAAGTTTCATGAAAACAGCTATGGATTTAGACCGGGACGATGTGCAGAAATGGCGATTATTAAAAGTCTAGAATTCATGAATGATGGGTATACATGGATTGTTGATATCGATTTAGAAAAGTTCTTTGATAAAGTCAACCATGATAAGTTAATGAGGTTGATATCAAATACGATTAAGGACGGAGATGTCATTTCACTCATCCGAAAATTCTTAGTCAGTGGAGTCATGATGGATGATGAATATAAAGAATCGGTGATTGGAACCCCACAAGGAGGCAATCTATCCCCATTACTGAGCAATATCATGTTAAATGAACTTGACCAAGAGCTAGAAGCAAGAGGGTTAAATTTTGTCCGATACGCAGATGATTGTTTAATTCTAGTGAAAAGTGAGAAGGCAGCGAAGCGAGTGATGAAAAGCATGACGAAATACCTTGAAGAAACGCTAGGTCTTAAAGTCAATGTGACAAAAAGTAAGGTTGAGCGACCAAGTGGAATTAAATTTCTAGGATTCGGTTTCTTTTGGGATAAAAATGCCTATCAGTTCAAAGCTAAACCTCACCAGATATCGATCATGAGAGTGAAAGAGAAATTAAAAAGACTCACCCGACGAAGTTGGAGTGTGAGTTTTGACTATCGACTGAAGAAACTAAAGCAGTTAATCATCGGATGGGTGAATTATTTTAAAATCGCTAAGATGAGGACGGTATGTGGAAATCTAGATAAAAATATTCGATTCCGATTAAGAATGTGTATATGGAAACAATGGAAGAAGGTTCAAACCAAATATAGAAGTTTAATGAGGTTGGGAATCGATAAGGATAAGGCGTGGGAATGGGCAAATACCCGAAAAGGATATGCGAGAGTCGCTCGCTCATTTATTTTATGTCGAACCATCACGAATGAAAGACTAAAAAGAAGAGGTCTAGTATCACTACTAGACCACTATCAAACTGTTCATATTTAG